A single window of Oerskovia paurometabola DNA harbors:
- the adhE gene encoding bifunctional acetaldehyde-CoA/alcohol dehydrogenase — translation MSSTSKAPVKAPAGVTEIDALVDRGLKALKQYDAFTQEDIDRIVKKASVAALHEHGRLAQLAVSETGRGVFEDKATKNIFACEHVPNSMANLKTVGVIGRDELTGIVEIAEPVGVVAGITPVTNPTSTAIFKSLIALKTRNPIIFAFHPSAQKCSVAAARIVRDAAVAEGAPEDCIQWVEQPSLEATSALMNNDGVSLILATGGNAMVRAAYSAGKPALGVGAGNVPAYIEKTAKLGRAVNDVVLSKGFDNGMVCASEQAVILDAEIYDAALAEFAHMHAYLANPEEKAMLERFIFGVEAGGANCAGAKLNATIVGKSPQWIAEQAGFSVPDDTSIILAECSQVGPAEPLTREKLSPVLAVLRAESTDHGISLAEQMVEFDGLGHSGAIHTEDKDIAEEFGQRVKAVRILWNQPSALGGIGDIYNALIPSLTLGCGSYGHNSVSNNVSAVNLVNVKRIGRRNNNMQWFKIPPKTYFEPNSIQYLTQMPDVERVTIVTDKVMSQIGIVDKVLDVLNRRPNKVSIQIMDQVEPEPSVETVEKGAEMMRDFKPDTIVAIGGGSPMDAAKVMWLKYEHPEMAFSDLREKFFDVRKRAFKFPTLGDLAKLVCIPTSSGTGSEVTPFAVITDHATGYKYPLADYALTPSVAIIDPVLTATMPAKLAADSGFDALTHATEAYVSVYANDFTDGLALHAIKLVFEHIEDSVTQGAAAPEAREKMHNAATIAGMAFGSAFLGIVHAMAHTVGSTFGLVHGRTNAIFLPHAIRYNGQIPTKVTGWPKAEKYIAHERYQQIAKHLGLPASTPEQAVESYARAVEELRAKVGIERSFKEQGVSEREFIGGLDALSMRAYEDQCAPANPRLPMLEDMKDIMVAAYYGTTREEVRAERKATEEAARRTAEKKAAAPAADEPSK, via the coding sequence GTGAGCAGCACGAGCAAGGCCCCCGTGAAGGCCCCCGCCGGAGTCACCGAGATCGACGCCCTCGTCGACCGTGGCCTCAAGGCGCTCAAGCAGTACGACGCCTTCACCCAGGAGGACATCGACCGCATCGTGAAGAAGGCGTCCGTCGCGGCGCTCCACGAGCACGGCCGCCTCGCGCAGCTCGCGGTCTCCGAGACCGGGCGCGGCGTCTTCGAGGACAAGGCCACCAAGAACATCTTCGCGTGCGAGCACGTGCCGAACTCGATGGCCAACCTCAAGACGGTCGGCGTCATCGGGCGCGACGAGCTCACGGGCATCGTCGAGATCGCCGAGCCGGTCGGCGTGGTCGCGGGCATCACCCCCGTCACCAACCCGACCTCGACCGCGATCTTCAAGTCGCTCATCGCGCTCAAGACGCGCAACCCCATCATCTTCGCGTTCCACCCCAGCGCCCAGAAGTGCTCGGTCGCCGCAGCCCGCATCGTGCGGGACGCCGCCGTGGCCGAAGGCGCCCCCGAGGACTGCATCCAGTGGGTCGAGCAGCCCTCGCTCGAGGCCACGTCGGCACTCATGAACAACGACGGCGTCTCGCTGATCCTCGCCACGGGCGGCAACGCCATGGTCCGTGCCGCCTACTCGGCGGGCAAGCCGGCCCTCGGCGTCGGTGCGGGCAACGTCCCCGCCTACATCGAGAAGACCGCCAAGCTCGGCCGCGCCGTCAACGACGTGGTCCTGTCCAAGGGCTTCGACAACGGCATGGTGTGCGCCTCGGAGCAGGCCGTCATCCTCGACGCCGAGATCTACGACGCGGCTCTCGCCGAGTTCGCCCACATGCACGCCTACCTCGCGAACCCCGAGGAGAAGGCGATGCTCGAGCGCTTCATCTTCGGCGTCGAGGCAGGCGGGGCGAACTGCGCCGGTGCCAAGCTCAACGCCACGATCGTCGGCAAGAGCCCCCAGTGGATCGCGGAGCAGGCAGGATTCTCGGTCCCCGACGACACCTCGATCATCCTCGCGGAGTGCAGCCAGGTCGGCCCCGCCGAGCCCCTGACGCGCGAGAAGCTCAGCCCCGTCCTCGCGGTGCTGCGCGCCGAGTCGACCGACCACGGCATCTCGCTCGCCGAGCAGATGGTCGAGTTCGACGGCCTGGGCCACTCGGGCGCGATCCACACCGAGGACAAGGACATCGCGGAGGAGTTCGGCCAGCGCGTCAAGGCCGTCCGCATCCTGTGGAACCAGCCCTCCGCGCTGGGCGGCATCGGCGACATCTACAACGCGCTGATCCCGTCGCTGACCCTCGGGTGCGGCTCGTACGGGCACAACTCGGTGTCGAACAACGTGTCGGCCGTCAACCTCGTCAACGTCAAGCGGATCGGACGTCGTAACAACAACATGCAGTGGTTCAAGATCCCGCCGAAGACGTACTTCGAGCCGAACTCGATCCAGTACCTGACCCAGATGCCCGACGTCGAGCGCGTCACCATCGTCACGGACAAGGTCATGAGCCAGATCGGGATCGTCGACAAGGTCCTCGACGTCCTGAACCGCCGGCCCAACAAGGTCTCGATCCAGATCATGGACCAGGTCGAGCCCGAGCCCAGCGTCGAGACGGTCGAGAAGGGCGCGGAGATGATGCGCGACTTCAAGCCCGACACGATCGTCGCGATCGGCGGCGGGTCGCCCATGGACGCCGCGAAGGTCATGTGGCTCAAGTACGAGCACCCGGAGATGGCGTTCTCGGACCTGCGCGAGAAGTTCTTCGACGTCCGCAAGCGCGCGTTCAAGTTCCCGACCCTGGGCGACCTCGCCAAGCTGGTCTGCATCCCGACGTCGTCGGGCACGGGCTCGGAGGTCACGCCGTTCGCGGTCATCACCGACCACGCGACCGGGTACAAGTACCCCCTCGCCGACTACGCGCTGACCCCGTCGGTCGCGATCATCGACCCGGTCCTGACCGCGACGATGCCCGCGAAGCTCGCGGCGGACTCGGGCTTCGACGCCCTGACGCACGCGACCGAGGCCTACGTGTCGGTCTACGCGAACGACTTCACCGACGGTCTGGCGCTGCACGCGATCAAGCTGGTCTTCGAGCACATCGAGGACTCCGTCACGCAGGGGGCGGCAGCCCCCGAGGCCCGCGAGAAGATGCACAACGCGGCCACGATCGCCGGCATGGCGTTCGGCAGCGCGTTCCTCGGGATCGTCCACGCGATGGCCCACACGGTCGGCTCGACGTTCGGCCTGGTCCACGGCCGCACGAACGCGATCTTCCTGCCGCACGCGATCCGCTACAACGGGCAGATCCCGACCAAGGTCACGGGCTGGCCCAAGGCCGAGAAGTACATCGCGCACGAGCGCTACCAGCAGATCGCCAAGCACCTTGGCCTGCCGGCCTCGACGCCCGAGCAGGCCGTCGAGTCCTACGCCCGGGCCGTCGAGGAGCTGCGCGCCAAGGTCGGGATCGAGCGCTCGTTCAAGGAGCAGGGCGTCTCGGAGCGCGAGTTCATCGGAGGCCTCGACGCCCTGTCGATGCGGGCCTACGAGGACCAGTGCGCCCCCGCGAACCCGCGTCTGCCGATGCTCGAGGACATGAAGGACATCATGGTCGCGGCGTACTACGGCACGACCCGCGAAGAGGTCCGCGCCGAGCGCAAGGCCACCGAGGAGGCAGCCCGCAGGACTGCCGAGAAGAAGGCCGCGGCCCCCGCCGCGGACGAGCCCTCGAAGTGA
- a CDS encoding prolyl oligopeptidase family serine peptidase, with the protein MSAENVVTDPPTGQPTTPHDPYLWLEEVEGREALTWVQGRNAETAATIEATSEFAATEQSIREVLDSDDKIPDVSKIGEHYYNFWRDAQHERGVWRRTTLDSYRTQHPEWELVLDLDALGEAEGQSWVWHGASVLRPAPGGEWRHALVDLSPGGSDADVTREFDLVTKQFVAPEDGGFFREESKGGLGWIDADTVYVFTDFGPGSMTPSGYPRIVKRWRRGTPVTEATVVYEGEPEDMYIFGWRTHSPGFERDFVGRSIAFYDSETYIVQDAGTPDEHLVKIDVPRSAEVGVKREWMLVELRDDWTVGGATYLAGSVLATRFEDFLAGARGFTVLFEPTPTTSLAGATWTAHHLVVNVLEDVKNRLHVLTPPPRAEDLSAPWTRSELPGLPTIGTVVVGAVDSEESDDVWLVTTDYLTPSTLSLLTVGAGTEPEVLKSSPTFFDAAGLVIDQHFAVSDDGTRVPYFVVGREELVRPEAAGAAAEAGAGSAPVGAAPTLLYGYGGFEVSLTPGYSGGLGRAWLADGGVYVVANIRGGGEYGPSWHQAALKAKRHKAYEDFAAVARDLVARGITTPEHLGMEGRSNGGLLAGNMLTQYPELFGAVIVGVPLLDMLRYTHLLAGASWAAEYGDPDDPEQWEFIKTFSPYHLFDAEREYPPVLFTTSTKDDRVHPGHARKLAAKMLAAGKDVTYYENVEGGHGGAANNAQAAHMSAIHYRFLREQLG; encoded by the coding sequence ATGAGTGCTGAGAACGTCGTGACCGACCCACCCACCGGACAGCCGACCACGCCGCACGACCCGTACCTGTGGCTCGAGGAGGTCGAGGGCCGCGAGGCGCTCACCTGGGTCCAGGGCCGCAACGCCGAGACCGCCGCGACGATCGAGGCCACGAGCGAGTTCGCCGCGACCGAGCAGTCGATCCGCGAGGTCCTCGACTCGGACGACAAGATCCCGGACGTCTCGAAGATCGGCGAGCACTACTACAACTTCTGGCGCGACGCGCAGCACGAGCGCGGCGTCTGGCGCCGCACGACGCTCGACTCGTACCGCACCCAGCACCCCGAGTGGGAGCTCGTGCTCGACCTCGACGCGCTGGGCGAGGCCGAGGGGCAGAGCTGGGTCTGGCACGGTGCGAGCGTCCTGCGTCCCGCCCCCGGCGGCGAGTGGCGCCACGCCCTGGTCGACCTGTCGCCCGGCGGCTCCGACGCCGACGTGACCCGCGAGTTCGACCTCGTCACCAAGCAGTTCGTCGCCCCCGAGGACGGCGGGTTCTTCCGCGAGGAGTCCAAGGGCGGGCTCGGGTGGATCGACGCCGACACGGTGTACGTCTTCACGGACTTCGGGCCGGGCTCGATGACCCCCTCGGGATACCCCCGGATCGTCAAGCGCTGGCGCCGCGGCACCCCGGTCACCGAGGCGACGGTCGTGTACGAGGGCGAGCCCGAGGACATGTACATCTTCGGCTGGCGCACCCACTCGCCCGGGTTCGAGCGCGACTTCGTCGGCCGCTCGATCGCGTTCTACGACAGCGAGACCTACATCGTCCAGGACGCGGGCACGCCCGACGAGCACCTCGTCAAGATCGACGTCCCGCGCTCGGCCGAGGTCGGCGTCAAGCGCGAGTGGATGCTCGTCGAGCTGCGCGACGACTGGACGGTCGGCGGCGCCACCTACCTCGCGGGGTCGGTGCTCGCGACCCGCTTCGAGGACTTCCTCGCCGGGGCGCGCGGCTTCACGGTCCTGTTCGAGCCCACGCCCACGACGTCGCTCGCCGGGGCCACGTGGACCGCGCACCATCTCGTGGTCAACGTCCTGGAGGACGTCAAGAACCGCCTCCACGTGCTGACGCCGCCTCCGCGCGCCGAGGACCTGTCCGCACCGTGGACCCGCAGCGAGCTGCCCGGTCTGCCGACCATCGGCACGGTCGTCGTGGGTGCGGTCGACTCCGAGGAGAGCGACGACGTCTGGCTCGTGACGACCGACTACCTCACGCCCTCGACGCTCTCGCTCCTGACGGTCGGCGCGGGCACCGAGCCCGAGGTGCTCAAGTCGAGCCCCACCTTCTTCGACGCCGCGGGCCTGGTCATCGACCAGCACTTCGCCGTGTCCGACGACGGCACGCGCGTCCCGTACTTCGTCGTCGGGCGTGAGGAGCTCGTCCGCCCGGAGGCCGCCGGTGCCGCCGCCGAGGCGGGCGCCGGCTCCGCTCCCGTGGGCGCCGCACCCACGCTGCTCTACGGCTACGGCGGCTTCGAGGTCTCGCTCACCCCTGGCTACTCGGGCGGGCTCGGACGGGCCTGGCTCGCCGACGGCGGCGTGTACGTCGTCGCGAACATCCGCGGCGGCGGCGAGTACGGCCCGTCGTGGCACCAGGCCGCCCTCAAGGCCAAGCGGCACAAGGCCTACGAGGACTTCGCGGCCGTCGCGCGCGACCTCGTCGCCCGCGGCATCACGACCCCCGAGCACCTCGGCATGGAGGGACGCTCCAACGGTGGCCTCCTCGCGGGCAACATGCTCACCCAGTACCCCGAGCTCTTCGGCGCCGTGATCGTGGGAGTCCCGCTGCTCGACATGCTGCGCTACACCCACCTGCTCGCGGGGGCGTCGTGGGCCGCCGAGTACGGCGACCCGGACGACCCCGAGCAGTGGGAGTTCATCAAGACGTTCTCGCCGTACCACCTGTTCGACGCCGAGCGCGAGTACCCGCCGGTGCTCTTCACGACGTCGACCAAGGACGACCGGGTCCACCCCGGGCACGCCCGCAAGCTCGCCGCGAAGATGCTCGCGGCCGGCAAGGACGTGACGTACTACGAGAACGTCGAGGGCGGGCACGGCGGCGCCGCGAACAACGCCCAGGCCGCGCACATGTCCGCGATCCACTACCGCTTCCTGCGCGAGCAGCTCGGCTGA
- a CDS encoding glycoside hydrolase family 65 protein, whose protein sequence is MAGFEHGFDGTVDRSRFPADPWRLTENRYSAHDLGVTETLFSVGNGYLGMRGNVEEGRESHTQGTFINGFHETWRIHHAEEAYGFAEVGQTIVNVPDVKIIRLYVDDEPLLLPVADLVSYERSLDMADGVLRRELLWRTPSGKRVLVKSERMVSFVERHLAVITFEVTMLDDPAPIAISSQILNRQDGQDEYHVPSAAMGQGFDPRKANQFTERVLQPQAQWGDDERLVLSYRCTNSGMTIAVAADDDLVTENTYDVRTQVDEDLAKHVYRVQAEPGKPVRLTKTVAYHTSRGVPARELIDRCRRTLDRVRDEGIAFQHAEQREFLDEFWARSDVEIPGQPEIQQAVRWNIYQLAQATARAEGNGVPAKGLTGTGYGGHYFWDTEIYVLPFLTYTSPRYARNALRFRYQMLDAARRRAGQLSQEGALFPWRTINGEEASAYYAAGTAQYHIDADVTYALMQYVRATGDQDFLEREGVDILVETARMWADLGFWRANGDDHFHIHGVTGPDEYTTVVNDNLFTNVMARFNLRVAAETLQIMRRDAPHEYERLAIRLGVSQEETAEWEHAAERMSIPYAEHLGIHPQDSHFLEREIWNLAATPADKRPLLLHYHPLVIYRYQVLKQADVVLALFLQGAEFTPEEKLADFEYYDPLTTGDSTLSGVVQSIIAAEVGYHELALEYFTSSLLVDLENRHANASDGVHVASAGGTWSALAFGFGGMRDDCGRISFDPRLPQSWESLTFRVTLRGARLKVTVTSDAITLVCETGESAEVLVRGETVRVAAGEPVTVALDGQGPVRQGVPSLRDLTGNRREDGTLITATVPHS, encoded by the coding sequence ATGGCCGGGTTCGAGCACGGCTTCGACGGCACCGTCGACCGCAGCCGCTTCCCGGCGGACCCGTGGCGGCTCACCGAGAACCGCTACTCGGCGCACGACCTCGGGGTCACCGAGACCCTCTTCTCGGTCGGCAACGGGTACCTCGGCATGCGGGGGAACGTCGAGGAGGGGCGCGAGTCCCACACGCAGGGCACGTTCATCAACGGCTTCCACGAGACGTGGCGCATCCACCACGCCGAGGAGGCGTACGGGTTCGCCGAGGTCGGGCAGACCATCGTCAACGTCCCGGACGTCAAGATCATCCGGCTCTACGTCGACGACGAGCCGCTCCTGCTGCCCGTCGCGGACCTCGTCTCCTACGAGCGGTCGCTCGACATGGCCGACGGCGTGCTGCGGCGCGAGCTGTTGTGGCGCACGCCGTCGGGCAAGCGCGTCCTGGTGAAGTCCGAGCGCATGGTCTCGTTCGTCGAGCGGCACCTGGCCGTCATCACGTTCGAGGTCACGATGCTGGACGACCCGGCCCCCATCGCGATCTCGTCCCAGATCCTCAACCGGCAGGACGGGCAGGACGAGTACCACGTCCCGTCGGCCGCCATGGGCCAGGGCTTCGACCCCCGCAAGGCGAACCAGTTCACCGAGCGCGTCCTGCAGCCGCAGGCCCAGTGGGGGGACGACGAGCGCCTCGTGCTGTCCTACCGCTGCACCAACTCGGGCATGACGATCGCGGTCGCCGCGGACGACGACCTGGTCACGGAGAACACGTACGACGTGCGCACCCAGGTGGACGAGGACCTGGCCAAGCACGTCTACCGGGTCCAGGCCGAACCGGGGAAGCCGGTCCGTCTCACCAAGACCGTGGCCTACCACACGTCCCGCGGGGTGCCCGCGCGCGAGCTCATCGACCGGTGCCGCCGCACGCTCGACCGCGTGCGCGACGAGGGCATCGCGTTCCAGCACGCCGAGCAGCGCGAGTTCCTCGACGAGTTCTGGGCGCGCTCCGACGTCGAGATCCCGGGTCAGCCCGAGATCCAGCAGGCCGTGCGGTGGAACATCTACCAGCTCGCGCAGGCCACGGCCCGCGCCGAGGGCAACGGTGTCCCCGCCAAGGGCCTCACGGGCACGGGGTACGGCGGCCACTACTTCTGGGACACCGAGATCTACGTGCTCCCGTTCCTGACGTACACGAGCCCGCGGTACGCGCGCAACGCGCTGCGCTTCCGCTACCAGATGCTCGACGCCGCCCGCCGCCGCGCCGGTCAGCTCTCGCAGGAGGGTGCGCTGTTCCCGTGGCGGACGATCAACGGCGAGGAGGCCTCGGCCTACTACGCCGCGGGCACCGCGCAGTACCACATCGACGCCGACGTGACCTATGCCCTCATGCAGTACGTGCGGGCGACGGGGGACCAGGACTTCCTGGAGCGCGAGGGTGTCGACATCCTCGTGGAGACCGCGCGCATGTGGGCCGACCTCGGCTTCTGGCGGGCCAACGGGGACGACCACTTCCACATCCACGGCGTCACGGGCCCCGACGAGTACACGACGGTCGTGAACGACAACCTCTTCACCAACGTCATGGCGCGCTTCAACCTGCGCGTCGCGGCCGAGACGCTCCAGATCATGCGACGCGACGCGCCGCACGAGTACGAGCGGCTCGCGATCCGGCTCGGGGTCTCGCAGGAGGAGACGGCGGAGTGGGAGCACGCGGCCGAGCGCATGTCGATCCCGTACGCCGAGCACCTGGGCATCCACCCGCAGGACTCGCACTTCCTCGAGCGCGAGATCTGGAACCTCGCGGCGACACCTGCGGACAAGCGGCCCCTGCTGCTGCACTACCACCCGCTCGTCATCTACCGCTACCAGGTGCTCAAGCAGGCGGACGTCGTCCTCGCGCTGTTCCTCCAGGGGGCCGAGTTCACGCCCGAGGAGAAGCTGGCCGACTTCGAGTACTACGACCCGCTGACCACGGGGGACTCGACGCTCTCGGGCGTGGTCCAGTCGATCATCGCGGCCGAGGTCGGCTACCACGAGCTCGCGCTCGAGTACTTCACGTCGTCGCTGCTGGTCGACCTGGAGAACCGTCACGCCAACGCGTCCGACGGCGTGCACGTCGCCTCGGCCGGCGGGACCTGGTCGGCGCTCGCGTTCGGGTTCGGCGGCATGCGTGACGACTGCGGTCGCATCAGCTTCGACCCGCGCCTGCCGCAGTCGTGGGAGTCGCTGACGTTCCGCGTCACGCTGCGCGGGGCGCGGCTGAAGGTCACGGTCACGTCCGACGCGATCACGCTCGTGTGCGAGACGGGCGAGAGCGCCGAGGTGCTGGTGCGCGGCGAGACCGTGCGGGTCGCCGCGGGCGAGCCCGTGACGGTGGCCCTCGACGGGCAGGGGCCCGTCCGTCAGGGAGTGCCGAGCCTGCGGGACCTGACCGGCAACCGTCGCGAGGACGGCACGCTCATCACGGCCACGGTGCCTCACTCGTAG
- a CDS encoding HAD family hydrolase: MPALHAVLFDLDGVLTPTAEVHMRAWERLFAPLCDERGVAPYASADYFAHIDGKPRFDGVATMLASRGIELPWGTIDDAPGEGTVCALGNKKNEIVNAMFAREGIDPYPGSIAFLDAVTAAGALVAVVSSSRNAPSVLAAAGIADRFEVVVDGAVAAAEGLDGKPSPATYEYAAQLLGVPTTAAIVVEDAISGVQAGAAGDFGLVVGVDRGVGADALTEHGADVVVSDLGELDATVLDRPAHEEAR, from the coding sequence ATGCCCGCTCTGCACGCCGTCCTCTTCGACCTCGACGGTGTCCTCACACCGACCGCCGAGGTCCACATGCGCGCCTGGGAACGCCTGTTCGCGCCGTTGTGCGACGAGCGCGGGGTCGCGCCGTACGCCTCGGCGGACTACTTCGCGCACATCGACGGCAAGCCCCGCTTCGACGGGGTCGCCACGATGCTCGCCTCGCGCGGGATCGAGCTGCCGTGGGGAACGATCGACGACGCCCCCGGGGAGGGCACGGTCTGCGCGCTGGGCAACAAGAAGAACGAGATCGTCAACGCGATGTTCGCCCGGGAGGGCATCGACCCGTACCCGGGCTCGATCGCGTTCCTCGACGCCGTGACCGCGGCCGGGGCGCTCGTCGCGGTCGTCTCGTCGTCGCGCAACGCCCCGTCGGTCCTGGCGGCCGCGGGGATCGCGGACCGTTTCGAGGTCGTCGTCGACGGTGCTGTCGCGGCCGCGGAGGGACTCGACGGCAAGCCCTCGCCCGCGACCTACGAGTACGCGGCCCAGCTCCTGGGCGTCCCGACGACCGCCGCGATCGTGGTCGAGGACGCGATCTCGGGTGTCCAGGCGGGTGCAGCCGGTGACTTCGGGCTCGTCGTCGGGGTGGACCGCGGGGTCGGGGCCGACGCCCTGACCGAGCACGGCGCCGACGTGGTCGTGTCCGACCTGGGCGAGCTCGACGCGACGGTCCTGGACCGCCCCGCGCACGAGGAGGCCCGCTGA
- a CDS encoding ABC transporter permease → MSLDRRSRLRPGDLFSLGLHGLRARPMRAILSSLGIAIGIAAMISVIGISTSSQALIKDKLSALGTNLLTVTAGTDVLGQDAPLPPDAVALVRRIPDVLHVSSIGTLDTITIFRSSEVDPGRTGGLTVAAADLDLLEATGARIMHGSWLNESTAQYPAVVLGRGTAERLGIGTVGSLVWVGGHPFTVVGILESSPLAPELDSTALVGEPIAAGQFEHDGAPTTIYERSTEASVAQVRKLLPPTIHPESPSQVQVSRPSDALAAKNTVDQAFTGLLVGVGSIALLVGGIGVANTMVISVLERRQEIGLRRSLGATREHIRVQFLFEAMLLSALGGVAGAVLGWVITAVVARTNGWSLAIPPEVPVLGVVVTILVGAVAGVLPAVRASRTSPTAALSS, encoded by the coding sequence ATGAGCCTCGACCGCCGTTCCAGGCTCCGGCCCGGCGACCTCTTCAGCCTCGGCCTGCACGGGCTGCGCGCCCGCCCCATGCGCGCGATCCTCTCGTCCTTGGGCATCGCGATCGGTATCGCCGCCATGATCTCCGTGATCGGCATCTCGACCTCGAGCCAGGCGCTCATCAAGGACAAGCTGTCCGCGCTGGGCACCAACCTGCTCACGGTCACGGCCGGCACGGACGTCCTCGGCCAGGACGCGCCCCTCCCGCCGGACGCCGTCGCGCTCGTGCGGCGCATCCCGGACGTCCTGCACGTGAGCTCGATCGGTACGCTCGACACGATCACGATCTTCCGCAGCTCCGAGGTCGATCCGGGCCGCACCGGAGGGTTGACCGTGGCGGCCGCCGACCTCGACCTGCTCGAGGCGACCGGTGCCCGGATCATGCACGGGTCGTGGCTCAACGAGTCGACCGCGCAGTACCCGGCGGTCGTCCTCGGCCGCGGGACGGCCGAGCGCCTCGGGATCGGCACGGTGGGCAGCCTCGTGTGGGTGGGCGGTCACCCGTTCACCGTCGTGGGCATCCTCGAGTCGTCGCCCCTCGCCCCGGAGCTCGACTCGACGGCACTCGTCGGCGAACCGATCGCCGCTGGCCAGTTCGAGCACGACGGCGCGCCGACGACGATCTACGAACGGTCCACCGAGGCGAGCGTCGCCCAGGTGCGCAAGCTCCTGCCGCCGACGATCCACCCCGAGTCGCCGAGCCAGGTGCAGGTCAGCCGCCCCTCGGACGCCCTCGCCGCGAAGAACACGGTCGATCAGGCCTTCACCGGGCTCCTGGTCGGGGTGGGCTCGATCGCCCTGCTCGTCGGTGGGATCGGGGTGGCCAACACCATGGTCATCTCGGTTCTGGAACGTCGTCAGGAGATCGGTCTGCGGCGCTCCCTGGGCGCCACGCGCGAGCACATCCGGGTGCAGTTCCTCTTCGAGGCGATGCTGCTCTCGGCCCTCGGTGGGGTCGCGGGCGCCGTCCTCGGGTGGGTCATCACGGCCGTCGTCGCCAGGACGAACGGGTGGAGTCTCGCGATCCCCCCCGAGGTCCCCGTGCTGGGGGTCGTCGTCACGATCCTCGTGGGGGCGGTCGCGGGCGTCCTGCCCGCCGTGCGCGCGTCCCGCACCTCGCCGACCGCGGCACTGAGCAGCTGA
- a CDS encoding ABC transporter ATP-binding protein, translating into MSTAIIDLEDVTRTYGSPPTVALGGVTLRIDEGEMVAIVGPSGSGKSTMLNIIGSLDRASSGATRIAGNDVTAMSDASLSALRAYTIGFIFQQFHLSDGVTALDNVATGLLYTGLAPRERRRRARTALERVGLGARLHHHPRQMSGGERQRVAIARAVVGEPRLLLADEPTGSLDTASGEGVVEILHDLNRSGTTVVVITHDQELADRLPRQVRIRDGRILSDDREDSR; encoded by the coding sequence GTGAGCACAGCGATCATCGACCTGGAGGACGTGACCCGCACCTACGGGTCACCACCGACGGTCGCGCTCGGTGGGGTCACCCTGAGGATCGACGAGGGTGAGATGGTCGCGATCGTCGGCCCGAGCGGGTCCGGCAAGTCGACCATGCTCAACATCATCGGGTCCCTGGACCGCGCGTCCTCGGGCGCGACCAGGATCGCCGGGAACGACGTGACCGCCATGAGCGACGCGAGCCTCTCGGCCTTGCGGGCCTACACGATCGGGTTCATCTTCCAGCAGTTCCACCTGTCCGACGGCGTCACGGCCCTCGACAACGTCGCCACCGGTCTGCTGTACACCGGCCTGGCGCCCCGCGAGCGCCGTCGCCGGGCGCGCACTGCTCTCGAACGCGTGGGCCTCGGCGCACGGTTGCACCACCACCCGCGGCAGATGTCGGGCGGAGAGCGCCAGCGCGTCGCGATCGCGCGCGCCGTCGTCGGCGAACCTCGCCTGCTCCTGGCGGACGAGCCGACCGGCAGCCTCGACACCGCCTCCGGCGAGGGCGTCGTCGAGATCCTCCACGACCTGAACAGGTCCGGGACCACGGTCGTGGTCATCACCCACGACCAGGAGCTGGCCGACCGCCTGCCCCGGCAGGTCCGCATCCGCGACGGCAGGATCCTCTCCGACGACCGGGAGGACAGCCGATGA